Proteins encoded within one genomic window of Bombina bombina isolate aBomBom1 chromosome 1, aBomBom1.pri, whole genome shotgun sequence:
- the DBNDD1 gene encoding dysbindin domain-containing protein 1, producing the protein MEPQQGPGISEQSREAKYGCHPPAPAEVTVEEPQQALAAEESGVLAPSSGLLQVTERRQPLSSVSSLEVHFDLLDLTELTDMSDQELAEVFADSDDENQHNDPPPGLQLPPLPRAGYLRSPSWTRSRAEREKKHLSDSELQGGLLDTFITAERSKEN; encoded by the exons AGCAGAGCAGAGAAGCAAAGTATGGCTGTCACCCTCCTGCACCAGCTGAGGTGACTGTAGAGGAACCTCAACAAGCTCTGGCAGCTGAAGAGTCAGGGGTACTTGCACCAAGTTCAGGTCTCCTGCAGGTCACAGAGAGAAGAC aGCCTCTCAGCAGTGTGTCCTCTCTTGAGGTGCACTTTGACCTCCTGGACCTCACTGAGCTCACAGATATGTCTGACCAGGAACTGGCTGAAGTGTTTGCTGACTCAGATGATGAAAACCAACATAATGATCCTCCTCCAG GTCTACAGCTCCCCCCTCTCCCTCGAGCAGGATATCTTCGATCACCATCCTGGACTAGATCAAGAGCCGAACGAGAGAAGAAACACCTTAGTGACTCAGAGCTCCAGGGAGGACTATTGGATACATTCATCACTGCTGAAAGATCCAAAGAAAACTAA